The genomic interval GTTTTGTAAGGTCTGATCCGATCCTTTTCCTTGCTCCAATATAATTAGCTGAGAAAAACACATAAaccatgcaagcatgcatgcagaaaCAGGTACATATGctgatatgcatgcatgttttgaTCCACATGTACTGTAGTAGCAATGCAACCACCTGCATGCATGTACGGCACCTAGCAGCTAATATTGCTAGCTCGCCCTTTCAATTTGGACAATGACCTCTCTCCTAATTAAAGTTAACTAACAAGACTAGCTAGCCTAAATATATGAATCTGCTGATTTTTGAATATTACGTTTGATAATTGATAGTTCGcttaaaaatttagtataaatataaaaatttatcattcggtgataaaataattaagttgcaacaaaaataaataatacttttaataagatgaatggtatAAAGAGATATGTAAAAGTTAACAACGTTGTATATTTAGGAGATGATACAatcatatttcttttttgacggagggaactatatatatgtttgcatgATATGGCATGCATATGGACGCGACATTGATCGATCGTCGGAGGCATGGCAAGCAGTACAGTACGTGTGCAATCATATGGCGACGATCGATCGAACCGCCCGGCCggtgagcttaattaattaattatcaatcTCTTTCATCAGTTTCTCGTTGATCTCCTTCAATTAAGCAGAATGTAATGCAGAGGTTGTACGATCCAGTCATCGAGGCTGCCGCAGTATGTGCAGGAGGACAAAAATTAGGGGATCgatcaaatcaaattaattgGTGGTTCTAGTTACCTTAGCTTCCTGTAGATGCATCTGTTGGTACGTACGTATTCGATGGATATATAATGAATCATATATCTCGCGTCGGCTACTAGCTTCAATTAATCAATTTTGTCCTCCCACTGTTTCATGAAATCGAGCTACATGCATGCACGCCATGCCAAACTGACTGTTAGTTAGTATACAGTTGGTTGGTACATGAGaatatctatattttttaatggaaaatgAGCAAATCAGTTTTGATTACTATGCACTACTAGATAACAATCATGAATGGATGGCGCTTGACCGGCCAGGGACCCATGCCACATACAGCATAACAACCTCCCTAATTTGGCCGCATTGTCCgacaaattaaatcaaatataatATCCCTCTCAATTTCAATACTGGCTTCTACATGCAAACTAACCAAAATTTGTTTAAGAGGTTATAAGTGCCCGTTACTCCGTTAAACAGTTGAGTTGGTGTGGTAAGTTTCGGTCTGGGCCATAATAATGGGCTAACACAAACGAGGCAAACAGCTAATTTCAGTGGGCTTTGTGGCCCATGATAAGAAGAAGGCCGAGTTGGAATGGAGGCCCAGGCTGGGCGGCCTAACCCAGCAAGAAGGAAGCAGAGCATCTGCGTGCGTCTTCCCCACGCAGTCGTCTGCTGCTTCCGAATTCCGATCGGAGAGCAGCTGGACTCCGGTGAGGGATCATGGAGGCGGTGAAGAGCCTCCTCAAGCCCAAGCcgacgccgcagcagcagcttcgCGAGTggcagcgccgcctccgcaaCGAGGGCCGCAACATCGATCGCCAGATCCGAGGTTGGGGTTTCATTCTTCCATTCTCTCTTGGATCTATCTGCCCTTCCATACAGCGATGATGCTGATGGTTGAATCCGGAGCTAGCGCAGATGTGcagagggaggagaagaaggtggaGAAGTCCATCAGGGAGGCCGCCAAGCGCAACGACATCGGATCGGCCAAGGTACCCCTACGCTTCCATCCATTCGATTCGATTCCACTTGCTTGCGGTTTGCTGATGCGCATTCGTGTTGGGTTTTGGTCAGGCGCTGGCCAAGGAGGTGGTGAGGTCCAGGAAGGCGGTCAACCGCCTCTACGAGAACAAGGCCCAGCTCAACTCCATCTCCATGCACCTTGGCGAGATCGTAGGTAACGAATCACCTCTCATATATTATATCTCCTCACACACACCCATCGTCCTTATGCCCAACTGTTTGAGAATCCAATCCCCCATTTTGCAATGCGCTTGCTGAAAATTAGCATACCAGCAAAGCCCTTGTTGATATAAGTTAGGAGAATATTACTAATACAACGGTTAATCTATATCTTGTTGCTGTAGGCTCTAGTGAACCAATATCAGTTTGGGTTGTGATTGGAAGCAGGAATTCCACTgagatttggattttttttttcttcttttcagtTTGCAGGAaagaatataatcatatgagcATATTTAGGAGTACATGTTACAAAAACATATGTGCATATTATATTTCTCCCCCTCATATTACATTTTGTAGAGTATCATTTGTAAGTGTATTCCTTTCATCTTCCAGACTGATGTTTGTACTTACAATAAATTGCAACCTATCACCTTTCAGCTACTGCCAGGACTGTTGGCCATTTATCCAAGAGTACTGAGGTGATGAAACTTGTCAATAACCTTATGAAAGCACCAGAGGTGGCTGCCACCATGCAGGAATTCAGCAAAGAGATGACCAAGGTATGGATTATGAAATGATCACATCTCTTCCAAAGGTTTTTCTGTATACCCATACTAGTTCTTACTTCCTGATTGCTGTGGTGTAGGCTGGTGTAATGGAAGAAATGGTGAACGATGCTGTGGATTCAGCGCTGGACAATGAGGACATTGAGGAGGAGATTGAAGAGGAGGTTGACAAGGTCCTCTCTGCAATTGCTGGGGAGACTGCCTCTGAGCTTCCAGACGCTGTCAGGAAGGAAAAGGAGAAGATGAAGCAACCTTCAACAAGTGAACCTGCAGAGGTAATGTCCAACGATTCAACATATCCTTCACATTTTGCAATTCTAGGGATTCTTCCATATCTAGACTTCTGCGTGTTTCAAAAATAATGTACCTTACACGGAGCTTGCACTAATGTGCAGAGAACTGCTATTGCGGAAGCTGTGGATGACGATGACGAGCTTGAACAGATAAGGGAAAGGCTCGCCAAAGTGAGGTCATAAAAGGGTAGTGATGAAAAGCAATCACTGGTTTGTTTTACTGTATTATACTCCACTTCAGATTCAGAATGTATGTGTGTCATATCAGAAATAGAAACCCCTTGTTGTTATTAACAAACTGATATACCTGCAACCTGTATTCACTGATAGAAAATTGTTCAATCTCAGTTGCAAGGGTAATTGTGTGCCCTGAAATTTGTCTATTCGTTGTGCGTACATACGGATATGTTGTGACATCTGTTGTAATATTGCATATCTTCCAGCTCATATATCCGGCTGACAGCCTGAGACGAAATAGATAATACTGAAAGCTAAATCTTGTGATTGTTGCTTGAATTATCAATGCTTATGTTGTAGATCTCCTTAAGAATGTTGCTACAACCCACCATGAAGCATTGACAAGTATTTGCTTCAGAGGACTTATATTTTACTTTTTGAATGGTTTACTGCGAGTGTTTGCTTTGGCAAGAGGTCAAGAGCGCAGTACATAATGACAGCCGACTAGCTGTGTGGTGATCCACACAATTCTCAACTCTCAATTGGGCCAGATCGATTACAACGAGGCTACATGCCCCCAGTCATGGGTCATGCTCATGTGGAATTTCTATCTTTAGTTGTAGGATCAAGCATAGATCCTTCAGCGAGGGGCATGATGAAAACCTTGTTGTTAACAACAGGGAATTTCCATTAAAAAACTTCAGATGCTGCATGAGCCAACCTGCTTACAATTGCAGTTGGTCTCTAATTAATCTTGTTTTCCGTTGGCGAATCCATTTTCATCTCCTTTCTCAACGTGGTTTCCTGCCATCTCCTTCAGCTGTTCCATAAGGATaaatagaaagagagagagagagagcgcgtgCGTTAGGAATATGACAAATAACAAGAAGTTTGGTTGCTTAAGTAACTTAAAATTGATAACGACGACGTTTGTTTTTTCCCCTTGTCTAAGCTCTAACAAATATTCTCATCTAATAAAGACAACGGATAATTAATTGAAGCTAGATGGGAAAGCTCAAAAACTGCTTGTAGAGCTACTGCCTTTGACAAGCTTGCCTTATGGTATCTGTAGCCCTGAAACGAACAAGAGTTAACTTTGATGTCAGCAATATATAAAGTTGTTCAATTGCAAGGTTTAGTTAGTGCTAGTGCAGTGCGTACTCTGTCAGTCCCGTAGATGTAATCACAGAAAGTGAAGACAGAAGAGAAGTTGCTCTGGCTGTGCCCTCCCACGAAATGGTGGTAATCATGGTACTCCACTCCTCCATACAACGGGATATACTTGGTCGGATCGAACGGCAACTTGAACCTGCTTCAAGTAGAGTTTTTGGATAATTAAGTTATAAATGCTACTAGTCTATAAGTTGAGTACTACTAGTAAATGTTCACTAGTTATACAAGTACTATCTCTGTCTCAATTTATAAGGATTATATTTTTTACACAATCTTTAATAATATattgggcctgttcactttgtgGCAACtatgttaaaattttggtaacttgccaaaattttgacaggatttcttatatagttatcaaaatttaacagcaaactaaatgtagccatttttttgacaactttactaaaatttggtaagattgaaaatggcatcaaagtaaacagaCCCATtatctccctcccctctccccctttctcaATGATGATCTAGCGGGATAAGGAAGACTTGAGTTCTTCCATTACCCACGTTAGATCTGCCCAGACGTCCTAAGTAGTAATATATATACAGCGATGATGTGGTTTTTACAGTGAGTACCCACCCGCTGTGGATGTGGATGGCCTCGAGGTGGCGAAGCACGAACCAGAGCCAGAAGGTGGTCATGTGGCACGGCACGATGGCTGGGCCGGCGAAGGCCGGGAAGCCGAGGATGAGGATCTCGGCCCAGTGGGCGTACGGGGCGGCGTAGCCCATGGGCGCGGTGAACTCGTGGTGGACTCGGTGGATGTGGTGGTAGGCCCACGGCGTGTGCAGCAGGCGGTGGATCCAGTAGCCCAGGTAGTCCTCCACCAGCAGGTACACCgccacctgcgccgccgtctcccccgccgacggcagcggcagccccGTCCGTATCCCCACCGCCCTCACCGCAGGGAACGACGCCAGCTGGACCGGCCCGACGGCGAGGAGCAGCACGCGCGCGGTGGCCGCGTAGCACCGGAggaaggcggccggcgggtggCGCACGCCGGGCTGCAGCTTGTGCGGCagcggcaggtggcggcggagctcgagcAGCGCGAGGGGGAGCGGCGCGAGGGTgtagacgaggaggaggatggggacGTTGTGGCAGTAGAGGCAGTAGTCCGGGATGGACGCCGAGTAGCGGAACCAGGCCGCCTCCGCCCACGTCAGGccccgccccaccgccgcctccgcctccgccgccgtcgcgtacGGGAGCATAGCTAGCTACTGCCGGCGACGACACAGAGGATCGATCTCCGGCCAGCCAGCCGGCGAGATCGAGAGCTATATATATACGAGTATATCGCTCTATCGCTATATGCTGTTTGGAGTTACGGCGCCAAATTAACAGGAATTTGAGCATGATATCTAGTTTTATCGCTGCGTCTCTGTATTATTGGGCGAGGAGGGCAGCATACGTGGTCGGACTGTGGCCTGTAAATTACGATCGAGATATCGAATTAAATCCATCATTTATCAAGTGAGCtgatcattatctaaaacaAATAGAGTACTCCAATCAAGTAAGCTGATCGATGGGCCAGCTGTATAGTGCAACAAATGGTGCAGTGCGCGCAAAGAGAACGTACAGTACATGTGCAAGTCAGTAGAGTAGGCAACGCAAATCGTTGTACAGTACTCCGTACTTGCAAAAATGGCACGACGTACGCAAAGTCGTGGCGTACGTTGTAGCACGAGTACATAGTATAGTACACAGGACCACTGGACACATTGGGCTCACCGGCCTTGATATTGTAGTCTAATAGAGCTCCAAAAGTAGCTGCTCAATAGAGGGGAGCAGTGGAGTGGTAACAACGCACGGTgactcctccttcctcctcgttcAGCCCCTTTAATTCCTCCATCCATTTCGACGGCTCCGGTCATCAGCGATTTGGGGAAGAGGGTCCAAGTAGTCGTGTTCTTTCTGTAGTAGGGGTTTtccctttgtcttctcttttcttttgatgTTTTTGTGTAGTGCAAAAGTTCACATGCGACACATTTCTGTTATCCCAGTGGCTTGCTATGGATTCCGGCTAAATCCATCCATGGAATGGTCTTCAGATTTACCATGGACACCTCCAACTATAAGTAAGGCAGGTATGTTTTATATAAAGTTGCGCCGACTATCCTGTTTATCTCCAATAAGGCAATCACAGCGATGCATCATCCATCATCGGTGGTGATTCTTCAGCGAGAAGCTACGTTGTTATTGTTTTTCATAGAAGCCGCAACCTCCAAACGGAGGCCCCTTTTGGATATGCTTCCTGTTACTTTTATCTGTAGTTACTCTTTGTTTTATGCGTCACCGTTGCATCTAGCTTATCACCTGGTGGAGAAGAAAGGACTTGATTGCTTTTTCTAGTTTATTAGAAGTTCTTCGTCCTAGTTTCAAGAGCTTATGTTAATTTTGTTATCTTCAAGGGGTCTGTTTGCAAAACTGTTTATACTTACAGTTTCTTACGGTCCCCACGGGGGATAACTCGTGCGATATGTATCTAGTTATCTATATTCAATAAAATGCATGAGtttagagagagggagagagagggggggagtgGATTTCAGGTGATCTAAGCCATTGATTGATTTCAATGGATCAGATTAAGCAAAGTTACTTGCTTCTCCCCATCTATACGAGTGCACACCACATcccaattatttattttttttctaaaatataacaaacgTCAGGAGCAGATCGAATAATATGAGTTGTTAGATACATATTTCCTAGGGAATGGAGACTAATATTACCGCCGGTTGTTTTTGAAAACATGGCACATGCATGATACATTCATTGTGCCATTTAACTTTAAGTATATAGCTCATCGGCACGGTGCACATGCATGCTAAGGTGGTGACCACGCGTTGGGGTTTGACGTGTGCGTGCATCAATAAGTGACGGAATTAAGGATGTAGTAGGCCATGGATggcgagcctagcggcggcAGAGAGCCACGAGGGCGCCGGTGACACCAACGACGGGCACACAGATGACACCAGGGTTGTGTGGTGCGGCCGGCCGCCGATGGGACCGCCGCGCGCGATGGGCGGCATTGGTGGGGCATGACGGGCTAGCTCGATCGCCACTATTTCCTCATCTGCATGCGTTCCTAGTCAAACTCGGTTACAGCAGGTAATTAATTGTGGCAACGAAATTGTCATGGTCGAATTAAATCCATCATTTATCAACTGATTTGTCGGCCAGCTCTATATATAATGCGAAAATACGTTGCATACGGCGGTGAATGTTAGTATGTGTTGGTTCGTTAGAAACGGCCAGAAAATGCCATGGGATTTGGCTGGCACACGTTACGTCTCGTACAAGTATATATCGTACGCAAAATAATCGTACGTATAGCAGCTGTGCAACCGGCGCAATGTGCGCGGTAAAAAACAGTACAGTACATGCATGTGCAAGTTGGTAGGCAAGGCAAATCGTTGTACAGTACTCCGTATACTTGCAAAAATGACACGACGTACTTAAAGTCGTGGCACGATCGAGTATACGTATACGTACAGGACCACGTACTATATATACTGGACAGTAAGGATCGATACGTACGTACGGCTCACCGGGTTTGGTTAATTCAACTCTGATAAATCTGCGTTCAATTTAGTTCCTGCTCTTGggaactacttcctccgtttcatagtGTAAATAATTCtatcattttccatattcatattctagattcattaacatcaatataaatgtgaaaaatgatagaatgacttatattgtgaaacgaagggagtactagtaATCTCTCTCGCTGCGTCTCTGTATACTTGTGGAGTTTTATGACGACGACGTACGTGCCATGGGCGTACGGACACGTACGGTGCCAAATTAACAATTTCACATTATATATGCGTGGGCAGGGGCAGAGCTAGAGTATACTAGGGGGTGCCTAGGAAGCCAGTCAAGAAAATGTTTTAGATATACcttatctattttcaccatgtatgcACCCACTTAGTATAAATTTAGGCACCCGCATCAACTTAAATTTGATCTTAAGTacagtaaattaagcaagtggtATCACCCTCCATTTCATTCTAGCTCCGCCTCAACGTgggtatatatacatgttttctTCGTCGCATGCATGCAATAGCATTGCATGACAGTACTCTTGACTAACTTATTACttagctcctttttttttaattattttcatatttctcAAACTGTTAAACACTATTAAATCTTTGTATACAACAGCATTAACAATGCAAGTCAGTAGGCAAGGCAAATCGTTGTACACTACTTGCAAAGTCATGGGCTCATGGCGTTGTCGCACGAGTACACACAGTACGTACACAGGGCCACTGGGCTCACTGGGTTTGATTGAAGTCTAATAGAGCTCCAAAAGTAGCTGCTCAATAGAGGAGAACAGCGGTGACTCCTCTTCAGGTGAAACAAAGGTGACTCCTTCCTCTTCGTTCGGCCCTTTCCTCCGTCGATTTCGGCGGCTCCGGCCGTCGGCGACAGGAGAAGGGGTACAAGTAGTCAGGTTCTTTTTGTAGTAGGggtttttcctttgttttctcttttcttttgatgttttattttttttgtagtgCAAGAGTTCGCCTGCGTCACATTTCTGTTATCCCGGTGGCTTTCTATCAATTTTGGCCAAATCCATCCATAGAATGGTCTCCAGATTTACCATGGACGCCCCCAACTGTAACTAAGGCAGGTTTGCTTCATACAAAGTTGCACCGACTATCCTGTTCATCTCCAATAAGGCAACTACAGGAATGCAAGCCTCCATcatcgatgg from Oryza glaberrima chromosome 3, OglaRS2, whole genome shotgun sequence carries:
- the LOC127768593 gene encoding vacuolar protein sorting-associated protein 24 homolog 1-like, which produces MEAVKSLLKPKPTPQQQLREWQRRLRNEGRNIDRQIRDVQREEKKVEKSIREAAKRNDIGSAKALAKEVVRSRKAVNRLYENKAQLNSISMHLGEIVATARTVGHLSKSTEVMKLVNNLMKAPEVAATMQEFSKEMTKAGVMEEMVNDAVDSALDNEDIEEEIEEEVDKVLSAIAGETASELPDAVRKEKEKMKQPSTSEPAERTAIAEAVDDDDELEQIRERLAKVRS
- the LOC127768592 gene encoding very-long-chain aldehyde decarbonylase GL1-10-like isoform X4, whose amino-acid sequence is MLPYATAAEAEAAVGRGLTWAEAAWFRYSASIPDYCLYCHNVPILLLVYTLAPLPLALLELRRHLPLPHKLQPGVRHPPAAFLRCYAATARVLLLAVGPVQLASFPAVRAVGIRTGLPLPSAGETAAQVAVYLLVEDYLGYWIHRLLHTPWAYHHIHRVHHEFTAPMGYAAPYAHWAEILILGFPAFAGPAIVPCHMTTFWLWFKLPFDPTKYIPLYGGVEYHDYHHFVGGHSQSNFSSVFTFCDYIYGTDRGYRYHKLKEMAGNHVEKGDENGFANGKQD
- the LOC127768592 gene encoding very-long-chain aldehyde decarbonylase GL1-10-like isoform X1, translated to MLPYATAAEAEAAVGRGLTWAEAAWFRYSASIPDYCLYCHNVPILLLVYTLAPLPLALLELRRHLPLPHKLQPGVRHPPAAFLRCYAATARVLLLAVGPVQLASFPAVRAVGIRTGLPLPSAGETAAQVAVYLLVEDYLGYWIHRLLHTPWAYHHIHRVHHEFTAPMGYAAPYAHWAEILILGFPAFAGPAIVPCHMTTFWLWFVLRHLEAIHIHSGRFKLPFDPTKYIPLYGGVEYHDYHHFVGGHSQSNFSSVFTFCDYIYGTDRGYRYHKLKEMAGNHVEKGDENGFANGKQD
- the LOC127768592 gene encoding very-long-chain aldehyde decarbonylase GL1-10-like isoform X2, producing MLPYATAAEAEAAVGRGLTWAEAAWFRYSASIPDYCLYCHNVPILLLVYTLAPLPLALLELRRHLPLPHKLQPGVRHPPAAFLRCYAATARVLLLAVGPVQLASFPAVRAVGIRTGLPLPSAGETAAQVAVYLLVEDYLGYWIHRLLHTPWAYHHIHRVHHEFTAPMGYAAPYAHWAEILILGFPAFAGPAIVPCHMTTFWLWFVLRHLEAIHIHSGFKLPFDPTKYIPLYGGVEYHDYHHFVGGHSQSNFSSVFTFCDYIYGTDRGYRYHKLKEMAGNHVEKGDENGFANGKQD
- the LOC127768592 gene encoding very-long-chain aldehyde decarbonylase GL1-10-like isoform X3 gives rise to the protein MLPYATAAEAEAAVGRGLTWAEAAWFRYSASIPDYCLYCHNVPILLLVYTLAPLPLALLELRRHLPLPHKLQPGVRHPPAAFLRCYAATARVLLLAVGPVQLASFPAVRAVGIRTGLPLPSAGETAAQVAVYLLVEDYLGYWIHRLLHTPWAYHHIHRVHHEFTAPMGYAAPYAHWAEILILGFPAFAGPAIVPCHMTTFWLCRFKLPFDPTKYIPLYGGVEYHDYHHFVGGHSQSNFSSVFTFCDYIYGTDRGYRYHKLKEMAGNHVEKGDENGFANGKQD